The following are encoded in a window of Stieleria sp. JC731 genomic DNA:
- a CDS encoding FG-GAP-like repeat-containing protein, whose translation MQQSKTADRHLQRDRSRHRACFVVVAMLVAAMVGGCHSSQTSNEAGQQKPESISKSKDPGKDLHAAVQQGDWQRADQLVADALIASPEDPDVLTDAAITNGRLGRERQAADLLVQAVAASNFSPEGQRVQHAVQALVGQGRLYDAIELLSQVVNTHPKAHQYRRMLVGFLGEAQLTGEIPVHMEELIRARQFDLMLLMATTETSFRRFSSGTIDTLLKRNPSDLRPLLGRAQTLLESRDVASAESLLRRIIKKHPSFGPAHALLGQALVAQGKAEDLPDWFAAVPADASEFCGYWIAVGQWAMVRQENLQAARGFSEATRADPSNSFAWSKLADVIATLRQSDLGDLSQQINLAGIAEGIAKRREALLELRQRFATFADGNQQSQAKAVAVAEGLADLGRYWEAEAWLAVATTLTAELSTRLQEVRSQVVAKLSNTTPWLSRDGHPELSFDVAVFPAVKFRAEGIDETKAKDFGRLAKSPSMENQAERWGLRFYGEVGDGVEGPRVPIHQTLGCGGGVIDFDLDGKQDLCLAAAGGSIGEQDSQPAELFRNLGDSFAACGAMARVSDKGFSHGVCVGDYNDDGFADLLVLNLGRNRLFRNNGDGSFSDASDLLGDVGVTQWSSSGAIADLDEDGFNDFFIVNYCDATEPLDQPCYDSQGNEINCYPLRFRAAADECLKGQPDGTFQDVTKQWLTPSAYGRGLGIVVGHLDGTNQAAYVANDASVNHLYRKTNDTDAPISEVGISAGLAVDGQSLDQGSMGIASWDFDNDGDLDFYVTGFAGEYNILYEQKSPGLWADSSAMGQLVAPTLQSVAFGTEAVDLDNDGYEELLVTNGHIGDFGSRSPPYAQMFQVFRQHSANRWETLDNASLGEYFATPHVGRSMMTLDANRDGLTDCVITHATEPVALLINQTDRSNRQIGFQLVDTAGTRDAVGAIVRFDVPLDSGDGVATQRRTLHRLAGHGYLCSNQSQMVAGVGQTTEVENVVVTWPDGVQQQFGRLQSGAEYLIVRDHAAAVLHWHAAKATNR comes from the coding sequence ATGCAACAATCGAAAACAGCTGATCGTCATTTGCAGCGTGATCGTTCGCGACATCGAGCTTGCTTCGTCGTCGTTGCGATGTTGGTGGCCGCAATGGTCGGTGGATGTCACTCATCCCAAACTTCTAACGAAGCTGGCCAGCAGAAACCGGAGTCAATTTCAAAGTCAAAAGACCCCGGTAAAGATTTACACGCGGCGGTTCAGCAAGGAGATTGGCAGCGAGCGGATCAATTGGTTGCTGATGCGTTGATCGCCAGCCCAGAAGATCCAGATGTTTTGACTGATGCGGCGATCACCAATGGTCGGCTTGGCCGCGAACGACAGGCTGCCGATCTTTTGGTGCAAGCGGTCGCGGCATCAAATTTCAGCCCCGAGGGGCAGCGTGTGCAACATGCTGTTCAGGCTCTTGTCGGACAAGGGCGTCTGTATGACGCGATTGAGCTGTTGTCCCAAGTGGTCAACACGCACCCCAAAGCACATCAGTATCGACGGATGCTGGTTGGATTTCTTGGTGAAGCACAGCTGACCGGTGAAATTCCGGTACATATGGAAGAACTGATCCGTGCCCGCCAATTTGACTTGATGCTATTGATGGCGACGACGGAGACCAGTTTCCGACGGTTTTCGTCAGGGACGATCGACACACTTCTGAAGCGCAACCCATCCGACCTGCGTCCACTGCTAGGCCGAGCGCAGACTTTATTGGAGTCACGCGATGTTGCCAGCGCAGAATCATTGCTCCGCCGAATCATAAAAAAACACCCGTCCTTCGGACCCGCACATGCCTTATTGGGCCAAGCGTTGGTGGCTCAAGGAAAGGCCGAGGATTTACCGGACTGGTTCGCTGCTGTACCTGCAGACGCTTCAGAGTTTTGTGGCTATTGGATTGCGGTCGGTCAATGGGCAATGGTCCGTCAGGAAAACCTTCAGGCGGCACGCGGCTTTTCCGAAGCGACTCGAGCTGATCCGAGCAACAGCTTTGCCTGGTCCAAGCTTGCCGACGTAATCGCAACACTGCGACAGAGCGACTTAGGCGACCTCAGCCAGCAGATTAATCTTGCGGGAATTGCCGAGGGAATTGCCAAGCGTCGCGAGGCTCTGTTGGAGCTTCGGCAGCGATTCGCAACCTTTGCCGATGGTAATCAGCAGAGTCAAGCCAAAGCCGTTGCTGTCGCCGAAGGGCTGGCCGATCTGGGACGCTACTGGGAAGCGGAAGCTTGGCTCGCCGTCGCGACGACACTGACAGCCGAATTGTCGACTCGATTACAGGAGGTGCGCAGCCAGGTCGTCGCCAAGCTTTCCAATACGACTCCTTGGCTAAGTCGAGACGGACATCCCGAGTTGAGTTTTGATGTCGCTGTGTTTCCGGCGGTGAAGTTTCGTGCCGAAGGTATTGATGAAACGAAAGCCAAAGACTTTGGTCGTCTCGCGAAATCGCCAAGCATGGAAAACCAAGCCGAACGATGGGGGCTGCGGTTTTACGGTGAAGTTGGTGACGGGGTCGAAGGCCCACGCGTCCCAATTCATCAAACGTTGGGCTGTGGAGGCGGCGTTATCGACTTTGATCTCGACGGCAAGCAAGACTTGTGTCTGGCCGCAGCTGGCGGTTCGATCGGTGAGCAAGATAGCCAACCCGCTGAACTGTTTCGCAATCTCGGTGATTCGTTTGCAGCGTGTGGTGCGATGGCCAGGGTCTCGGACAAAGGTTTTTCGCATGGCGTTTGTGTCGGTGACTACAACGACGATGGTTTTGCGGATTTGTTGGTTTTGAATCTGGGAAGGAACCGGCTGTTTCGCAACAACGGTGACGGATCGTTTAGCGATGCGTCGGATTTGTTAGGCGATGTTGGCGTTACGCAGTGGAGCAGCAGCGGTGCGATCGCTGATTTGGATGAAGACGGATTCAATGATTTCTTTATCGTTAACTATTGCGATGCGACGGAGCCGTTGGATCAGCCTTGCTACGACAGTCAGGGCAACGAGATTAATTGTTATCCGTTGCGGTTCAGGGCCGCAGCGGATGAATGTTTGAAAGGCCAACCGGACGGGACCTTTCAAGACGTCACCAAGCAATGGTTGACGCCGTCGGCCTATGGGCGTGGATTGGGAATCGTGGTTGGGCACCTCGATGGGACTAATCAAGCGGCCTATGTCGCCAATGATGCGTCGGTCAACCATTTGTATCGAAAGACCAACGATACCGACGCACCGATCAGCGAGGTCGGTATATCAGCGGGCCTTGCGGTTGATGGTCAATCCCTTGATCAAGGTTCGATGGGCATTGCGAGTTGGGATTTTGATAACGATGGCGATTTAGACTTTTACGTCACTGGCTTTGCCGGTGAATACAACATTTTGTACGAACAGAAGTCTCCGGGCCTTTGGGCCGATTCGAGCGCGATGGGGCAACTGGTAGCACCAACGCTGCAGTCTGTCGCGTTCGGGACCGAAGCGGTTGATCTAGACAACGATGGATATGAAGAGCTCTTGGTCACCAACGGGCATATCGGTGATTTCGGAAGCCGTTCGCCGCCGTACGCTCAAATGTTTCAAGTCTTTCGCCAGCACAGTGCTAACCGTTGGGAAACGCTCGACAACGCTTCCCTGGGCGAATACTTTGCAACACCGCATGTGGGGCGATCGATGATGACGCTGGATGCGAATCGCGATGGCCTAACGGACTGCGTAATCACTCATGCGACCGAACCGGTTGCCTTGTTAATCAATCAGACGGATCGTTCGAATCGGCAGATTGGATTTCAGCTTGTCGATACAGCAGGAACACGTGATGCCGTGGGTGCAATTGTACGATTTGATGTGCCGCTGGACTCCGGTGACGGCGTCGCAACACAGCGGCGAACGCTTCATCGTTTGGCTGGGCATGGCTACTTGTGTAGCAATCAGTCGCAGATGGTTGCCGGCGTCGGGCAAACGACTGAGGTTGAGAATGTCGTCGTGACGTGGCCCGATGGTGTGCAGCAGCAGTTCGGACGGCTCCAGAGTGGAGCAGAGTATTTAATCGTTCGTGACCATGCGGCGGCAGTATTGCACTGGCACGCCGCAAAGGCCACAAATCGTTAA